In Jejubacter calystegiae, the following are encoded in one genomic region:
- a CDS encoding DUF2726 domain-containing protein, whose translation MKMETLLVIVLFAILIYLLIARGKKRYRPTNTSKARSVSNIADQLYFVETASFEKRNLMNKKEYYLFRNIEAYLQKNHPTFRVFPQVSMGEFLSSKSDNAYSSINSKRVDFIIISKFGQPCIAIEYQGTGHYQNNAISRDAVKKEACRKAGIRYIEFEASYRDEDMASIGRYLSQLQ comes from the coding sequence ATGAAGATGGAAACGCTGCTTGTTATTGTATTGTTCGCTATCCTTATTTATCTCCTGATAGCAAGGGGAAAAAAGCGTTATCGCCCTACGAATACATCCAAAGCACGCAGCGTCAGCAATATCGCCGATCAGCTCTATTTTGTTGAAACAGCATCGTTTGAAAAACGCAATTTAATGAATAAAAAAGAATATTACCTTTTTCGCAACATCGAAGCATATCTTCAGAAAAACCACCCAACGTTTCGGGTATTCCCGCAGGTATCGATGGGTGAATTCTTGAGTTCCAAAAGCGATAATGCCTATAGCTCCATTAACAGCAAAAGAGTGGACTTTATTATCATTTCAAAGTTTGGTCAGCCATGTATTGCTATAGAATATCAGGGCACAGGCCACTACCAGAACAACGCTATCTCGCGCGATGCCGTGAAAAAAGAGGCCTGCCGGAAAGCCGGCATTCGCTATATTGAGTTCGAAGCCAGCTACCGTGATGAGGATATGGCGTCTATAGGCCGCTATCTGTCACAGCTTCAATAA
- the fdhD gene encoding formate dehydrogenase accessory sulfurtransferase FdhD, whose translation MIESACYRAAPVWSRADLHNASDDWLAEEVPVALVYNGISHVVMMATPRDLEFFALGFSLSEGIIESANDIYGMDIERGCRGIEVHIELSSRRFMGLKERRRQLAGRTGCGVCGVEQLNEVVRPVTPLPFTQRFELSALDRGLDQLRQFQPVGQLTGCTHAAAWLMPDGEIASGHEDVGRHVALDKLLGHRSREQWQEGAALVSSRASYEMVQKAAMCGVEILFAVSAATTLAVEVAHKANLTLVGFSKPGRATVYTHPQRLRV comes from the coding sequence GTGATTGAGAGCGCTTGCTATCGTGCAGCGCCGGTCTGGTCACGTGCCGATCTGCATAACGCCAGCGATGACTGGCTGGCCGAAGAGGTACCGGTCGCGCTGGTCTATAACGGTATTTCACACGTTGTGATGATGGCGACACCCCGTGATTTGGAATTTTTTGCATTAGGTTTCTCGTTATCGGAAGGCATTATTGAATCCGCTAATGATATCTACGGCATGGATATCGAGCGGGGCTGTCGGGGAATCGAGGTACATATCGAGCTTTCCAGCCGCCGCTTTATGGGGCTGAAAGAGCGCCGTCGTCAGCTGGCGGGCCGCACCGGCTGCGGCGTCTGTGGGGTTGAGCAACTGAATGAGGTGGTTCGCCCGGTCACGCCGTTGCCCTTTACTCAGCGTTTTGAGCTTTCCGCCCTCGATCGCGGGCTGGATCAGCTGCGTCAGTTTCAGCCCGTGGGCCAACTGACCGGTTGTACCCACGCGGCCGCGTGGCTGATGCCCGACGGTGAGATAGCCAGCGGTCATGAAGACGTGGGGCGCCACGTGGCGCTGGATAAGCTGCTGGGTCATCGCAGCCGCGAGCAGTGGCAGGAAGGGGCCGCGCTGGTTTCCAGTCGTGCCAGCTACGAGATGGTGCAGAAGGCCGCGATGTGCGGCGTGGAAATTCTGTTTGCCGTTTCTGCCGCCACTACGCTTGCTGTTGAAGTGGCGCATAAAGCGAATCTGACGCTGGTGGGTTTCAGCAAGCCGGGACGCGCTACGGTTTATACCCATCCTCAGCGGTTGCGGGTATAG
- the fdnG gene encoding formate dehydrogenase-N subunit alpha, giving the protein MQVSRRQFFKICAGGMAGTTAAALGFAPAVALAETRQYKLLRSRETRQTCTYCSVGCGLLMYSLGDGAKNAKASIFHIEGDPDHPVNRGALCPKGAGLVDFIHSESRLKYPEYRAPGSDKWQRISWEDAFERIAKLMKADRDANFIAQNDQGATVNRWLSTGMLCASASSNETGYLTQKFARSLGMLAVDNQARVUHGPTVASLAPTFGRGAMTNHWVDIKNANLVVVMGGNAAEAHPVGFRWAMEAKIHNGAKLIVIDPRFTRTASVADFYTPIRSGTDIAFLSGVLLYLLTNNKFNREYVEAYTNASLIVREDFGFDDGLFTGYDDSKRQYDKTSWHYELDENGFAKRDTTLSHPRCVWNLLKTHVSRYTPEMVETICGTPKADFLQVCEYIAETSAKDKTASFLYALGWTQHSIGAQNIRTMAMVQLLLGNMGMAGGGVNALRGHSNIQGLTDLGLLSTNLTGYMNLPNEQQLDLETYLAANTPKPLLEGQVNYWGNYPKFFVSMMKAFFGDKATKENSWGFDWLPKWDKGYDVLQYFEMMNEGKVNGYICQGFNPVASFPNKNKVVGALSKLKYLVTIDPLNTETSTFWQNHGESNDVDPSQIQTEVFRLPSTCFAEEHGSIVNSGRWLQWHWKGADAPGDALNDGEILAGIFLRLREMYQRDGGAVPEPVLNMTWDYKTPEAPDSEEVAKESNGKALADILDDNGNVLVKKGQQLSTFAHLRDDGTTSSGCWIFAGSWTEQGNQMANRDNADPSGLGNTLGWAWAWPLNRRILYNRASADPQGNPWDPKRKLLEWDGAKWGGVDIPDYSTAAPGSDVGPFIMQPEGMGRLFAIDKMAEGPFPEHYEPFETPLGTNPLHPNVVSNPAARVFKGDLEAMGKADKFPYVGTTYRLTEHFHFWTKHAMLNAIAQPEQFVEIGEKLANKLGIAQGDTVKVSSNRGYIKAKAVVTRRIRTLNVHDKEVDTIGIPIHWGYEGIAKKGFLANTLTPFVGDANTQTPEFKAFLVNVEKV; this is encoded by the coding sequence ATGCAGGTCAGCAGAAGGCAGTTCTTTAAGATCTGCGCTGGCGGTATGGCAGGCACCACTGCGGCAGCTTTGGGTTTTGCACCCGCCGTCGCGCTGGCAGAAACGCGGCAGTATAAGCTGCTGCGTTCCCGGGAAACCCGGCAAACCTGCACATACTGTTCCGTCGGCTGTGGGCTGTTGATGTACAGCCTGGGCGACGGTGCAAAAAACGCCAAAGCCTCAATTTTCCACATCGAAGGCGATCCGGATCATCCGGTGAACCGCGGTGCCCTGTGCCCGAAAGGCGCAGGACTGGTGGACTTTATTCATAGCGAAAGCCGCCTGAAGTATCCGGAATATCGCGCTCCTGGCTCCGATAAATGGCAGCGCATCAGCTGGGAAGACGCCTTTGAGCGTATCGCGAAGCTGATGAAAGCCGACCGCGACGCTAACTTTATTGCCCAAAACGACCAGGGCGCCACCGTTAACCGCTGGCTCTCTACCGGTATGCTGTGCGCATCCGCTTCCAGTAACGAAACCGGCTATTTAACCCAGAAGTTCGCCCGCTCCCTTGGGATGCTGGCGGTCGACAACCAGGCGCGTGTCTGACACGGACCAACGGTAGCAAGTCTTGCTCCAACATTTGGTCGCGGCGCCATGACCAACCACTGGGTGGATATTAAGAACGCCAACCTCGTCGTCGTAATGGGCGGGAACGCGGCCGAAGCGCATCCGGTCGGATTCCGCTGGGCGATGGAAGCCAAGATCCACAACGGCGCCAAACTGATCGTCATCGATCCGCGCTTTACCCGCACGGCATCGGTCGCCGACTTCTATACGCCGATCCGCTCCGGTACCGACATCGCCTTCCTGTCGGGCGTATTGTTGTACCTGCTGACCAACAATAAATTCAACCGCGAATACGTTGAAGCCTATACCAACGCCAGCCTGATCGTGCGTGAAGACTTTGGTTTCGACGACGGTCTGTTCACCGGCTACGACGACAGCAAACGCCAGTACGACAAAACAAGCTGGCACTACGAACTGGATGAAAACGGCTTCGCGAAGCGCGATACCACGCTCAGCCATCCGCGCTGCGTCTGGAATCTGCTGAAAACCCACGTTTCGCGCTATACGCCTGAAATGGTCGAAACCATCTGCGGCACGCCGAAAGCGGACTTCCTGCAGGTCTGCGAATATATCGCCGAAACCAGCGCCAAAGACAAAACCGCCTCGTTCCTCTACGCACTGGGGTGGACTCAGCATTCCATCGGCGCTCAGAACATCCGCACCATGGCGATGGTTCAGCTACTGCTGGGCAATATGGGCATGGCGGGCGGCGGCGTTAACGCGCTGCGCGGCCACTCCAACATTCAGGGACTGACTGACCTGGGGCTGCTTTCCACCAATCTGACGGGCTATATGAACCTGCCCAACGAGCAACAGCTGGATCTGGAAACCTATCTTGCCGCCAATACGCCGAAGCCACTGCTGGAAGGCCAGGTTAACTACTGGGGTAACTACCCGAAATTCTTCGTTTCGATGATGAAAGCTTTCTTCGGCGATAAAGCGACGAAGGAGAACAGCTGGGGCTTCGACTGGCTGCCGAAATGGGACAAGGGCTACGACGTCCTGCAGTACTTCGAGATGATGAACGAAGGCAAGGTCAACGGCTACATCTGCCAGGGCTTTAACCCGGTAGCCTCGTTCCCCAACAAGAACAAGGTCGTGGGCGCACTCAGCAAGCTGAAGTACCTGGTGACCATCGACCCGCTCAACACCGAAACCTCTACCTTCTGGCAGAACCACGGTGAATCCAACGATGTGGATCCGTCGCAAATTCAGACCGAGGTCTTCCGTCTGCCCTCCACCTGCTTTGCCGAAGAACATGGTTCTATCGTCAACTCCGGTCGCTGGCTACAGTGGCACTGGAAAGGGGCCGACGCCCCCGGGGATGCGCTGAACGACGGTGAAATCCTGGCGGGTATCTTCCTGCGTCTGCGCGAAATGTATCAGCGCGACGGCGGCGCGGTGCCGGAACCGGTACTGAACATGACCTGGGATTATAAAACCCCGGAAGCACCGGATTCCGAAGAGGTGGCGAAAGAGAGCAACGGTAAAGCGCTGGCCGACATTCTGGACGACAACGGCAACGTGCTGGTGAAAAAAGGGCAGCAGCTCTCGACCTTCGCCCATTTACGGGACGACGGTACCACCTCCAGCGGCTGCTGGATTTTCGCCGGTAGCTGGACCGAACAGGGCAACCAGATGGCGAACCGTGACAACGCCGATCCCTCTGGCCTGGGCAACACCCTGGGCTGGGCCTGGGCGTGGCCGCTTAACCGCCGCATTCTCTACAATCGCGCCTCCGCCGACCCGCAGGGTAACCCCTGGGATCCGAAGCGCAAACTGCTGGAATGGGACGGCGCCAAATGGGGCGGCGTGGACATCCCCGACTACAGCACGGCGGCACCGGGCAGTGACGTCGGGCCGTTCATCATGCAGCCGGAAGGCATGGGGCGCCTGTTTGCTATCGATAAGATGGCCGAAGGTCCGTTCCCGGAACACTACGAGCCTTTTGAGACGCCGCTGGGCACCAACCCGCTGCATCCCAATGTAGTCTCTAACCCGGCGGCCCGCGTCTTTAAAGGCGATCTGGAAGCCATGGGCAAGGCCGATAAGTTCCCCTATGTGGGCACCACTTATCGTCTGACCGAACACTTCCACTTCTGGACCAAGCACGCGATGCTGAACGCCATCGCCCAGCCCGAACAGTTCGTCGAGATCGGCGAAAAGCTGGCGAATAAGCTGGGGATTGCCCAGGGCGATACCGTGAAGGTTTCCTCTAACCGCGGCTACATCAAAGCCAAAGCGGTGGTGACCAGGCGTATCCGCACCCTGAACGTCCATGACAAAGAGGTGGATACCATCGGTATTCCGATCCACTGGGGCTATGAGGGAATTGCGAAGAAAGGTTTCCTTGCCAACACCCTGACGCCGTTCGTCGGCGATGCCAATACCCAAACGCCGGAGTTCAAGGCGTTCCTGGTTAACGTTGAAAAGGTGTAA
- the fdxH gene encoding formate dehydrogenase subunit beta yields the protein MAYQSQDIIRRSATNGFTPAPQARNHQEPVAKLIDVTTCIGCKACQVACSEWNDIRDEIGHNVGVYDNPADLTAKSWTVMRFSEVEENGKLEWLIRKDGCMHCADPGCLKACPAEGAIIQYANGIVDFQSEHCIGCGYCIAGCPFDVPRMNADDNRVYKCTLCVDRVNVGQEPACVKTCPTGAIHFGSKEDMKNVANGRVEELKTRGYQNAGLYDPQGVGGTHVMYVLHHADKPNLYHGLPENPEISETVKFWKGIWKPLAAIGFAATFAASIFHYVGMGPNRVDDDDDDDTDTKSDEVRK from the coding sequence ATGGCTTATCAATCACAAGACATTATTCGCCGCTCCGCCACCAACGGTTTCACGCCTGCCCCGCAGGCGAGAAATCACCAGGAGCCCGTGGCGAAGCTTATTGACGTCACCACCTGCATTGGCTGCAAGGCCTGTCAGGTGGCCTGTTCAGAGTGGAACGACATCCGCGACGAAATTGGCCACAACGTGGGGGTGTATGACAACCCGGCTGATCTCACCGCGAAATCCTGGACGGTCATGCGTTTTTCGGAAGTGGAAGAGAACGGCAAGCTGGAGTGGCTGATCCGCAAGGACGGCTGCATGCACTGCGCCGATCCGGGCTGCCTGAAGGCCTGTCCGGCGGAAGGGGCTATCATTCAGTATGCCAACGGCATTGTGGATTTTCAGTCCGAGCACTGCATTGGCTGCGGCTACTGTATTGCTGGTTGTCCGTTCGATGTGCCGCGTATGAACGCGGACGATAACCGGGTCTACAAGTGCACACTGTGCGTGGATCGCGTCAATGTGGGTCAGGAGCCCGCCTGCGTGAAGACCTGCCCCACCGGGGCTATCCACTTTGGCAGCAAAGAGGATATGAAGAACGTGGCAAACGGGCGGGTGGAAGAGCTGAAAACCCGCGGCTACCAGAATGCCGGCCTCTACGATCCTCAGGGCGTTGGCGGCACGCACGTGATGTACGTGCTGCACCACGCCGACAAGCCGAATCTGTATCACGGCCTGCCGGAAAACCCGGAAATCAGCGAAACCGTGAAGTTCTGGAAGGGAATCTGGAAACCGCTGGCCGCCATCGGCTTTGCGGCCACCTTCGCCGCCAGCATTTTCCATTACGTGGGCATGGGTCCCAACCGCGTGGACGATGACGACGACGATGATACGGACACAAAAAGCGATGAGGTGCGCAAATGA
- the fdoI gene encoding formate dehydrogenase cytochrome b556 subunit, producing the protein MKKRDTIVRYTAPERINHWITAFCFMLAAISGLGFFFPSFNWLMYVLGTPQLARILHPFVGVVMFASFIIMFFRYWHHNLINKEDIFWAKNIRKIIANEEVGDVGRYNLGQKFVFWSAILLLILLLVSGVIIWRPWFAPAFPIPVIRFGLMLHSFAAVGLIVVIMVHIYAALWVKGTITAMVEGWVTKSWAKKHHPRWYRELRQKQEKSTE; encoded by the coding sequence ATGAAAAAACGTGACACCATCGTGCGCTACACGGCGCCGGAGCGAATCAACCACTGGATAACCGCCTTCTGCTTTATGCTGGCGGCCATCAGCGGGCTGGGGTTCTTCTTCCCCTCCTTTAACTGGCTGATGTACGTTCTGGGCACGCCCCAGCTGGCGCGGATACTGCACCCCTTCGTGGGCGTGGTGATGTTTGCTTCCTTCATCATCATGTTTTTCCGCTACTGGCACCACAACCTAATCAACAAGGAGGATATCTTTTGGGCGAAGAATATTCGTAAGATTATCGCCAATGAGGAGGTCGGCGACGTCGGGCGCTACAACCTCGGCCAGAAGTTCGTTTTCTGGTCGGCTATCCTGCTTTTGATACTGTTGCTGGTCAGCGGCGTGATTATCTGGCGCCCCTGGTTTGCGCCCGCGTTCCCGATTCCTGTGATCCGCTTTGGCCTGATGCTGCATTCATTTGCCGCAGTGGGGTTAATTGTGGTTATTATGGTGCATATCTACGCCGCCCTTTGGGTTAAAGGCACCATTACCGCCATGGTGGAGGGCTGGGTTACCAAAAGCTGGGCGAAGAAACATCATCCACGCTGGTACCGGGAACTGCGCCAGAAACAGGAAAAATCGACTGAATGA
- the fdhE gene encoding formate dehydrogenase accessory protein FdhE, producing the protein MSIRIIPQDQLEKSDKRAAEVIPPLLFPRLKNLYNRRAERLRELAESNPLGDYLHFAALIAHAQEVVLYDHPLEMDLAARIREAAEQGKPPLDIHVLPRDKHWQRLLHSLIAELKPEMSGPALAVIENLEKASEQELEEMASALFSSDFSAVSSDKAPFIWAALSLYWAQMASLIPGKARAEYGEHRQFCPVCGSMPVSSMVHIGTTNGLRYLHCNLCETEWHVVRVKCSNCEQTRDLHYWSLESEESAIKAESCGDCGTYLKILYQEKEPKVEAVADDLASLVLDARMEQEGFARSSINPFLFPGEGE; encoded by the coding sequence ATGAGTATTCGCATTATCCCGCAAGATCAGCTGGAGAAGAGCGATAAACGTGCGGCGGAAGTGATTCCGCCGTTATTGTTCCCCAGACTGAAAAATCTTTATAACCGCCGCGCCGAGCGCCTGCGTGAACTGGCGGAAAGCAATCCGCTGGGCGACTACCTGCACTTTGCCGCCCTCATCGCCCATGCCCAGGAAGTGGTGCTGTATGACCACCCACTGGAGATGGATCTGGCCGCGCGCATTCGTGAAGCAGCCGAACAGGGCAAGCCACCGCTGGACATTCACGTTCTGCCCCGCGACAAACACTGGCAGCGTCTGCTGCATTCGCTGATCGCCGAACTGAAGCCGGAAATGAGCGGCCCGGCGCTGGCGGTCATCGAAAATCTGGAAAAAGCCTCTGAACAGGAGCTGGAAGAGATGGCCAGCGCGCTGTTCAGCAGCGATTTCAGCGCCGTCAGCAGCGACAAAGCGCCGTTTATCTGGGCCGCGCTGTCGCTCTACTGGGCGCAGATGGCCAGCCTGATTCCGGGCAAAGCGCGCGCTGAATACGGCGAACATCGCCAGTTCTGCCCGGTGTGCGGCAGTATGCCGGTTTCCAGCATGGTGCACATCGGCACCACCAACGGCCTGCGCTATCTGCACTGCAACCTGTGCGAAACCGAATGGCACGTGGTGCGCGTGAAGTGTAGCAACTGCGAGCAGACCCGCGACCTGCACTACTGGTCGCTGGAAAGCGAAGAGTCGGCCATCAAAGCAGAAAGCTGCGGCGACTGCGGCACCTACCTGAAGATTCTCTACCAGGAGAAAGAACCGAAGGTCGAAGCCGTGGCCGACGATCTGGCCTCGCTGGTGCTGGATGCGCGCATGGAGCAGGAAGGCTTCGCCCGCAGCAGCATCAATCCATTCCTGTTCCCCGGCGAAGGGGAATAG
- a CDS encoding prepilin peptidase has product METRGSSHGFNLLVPGSHCTHCRHKLSLWHNIPVISWLMLRGRCAFCRQAIGWRYPAIELLFMALTLLCWRYATEPLCMAFWLFFCGSILALAVIDFQHMLLPDMLTLPLLWGGLLFHLLLPDDSPVNLEEAVLGAAGGYLFLWIIYWLYWSVRRREGLGYGDFKLLAALGAWLGWRAIPEVLLVASLMALALVVLAKLFSGKALGEAVPFGPWLALAGWGVWLMG; this is encoded by the coding sequence ATGGAAACCAGGGGAAGCAGCCATGGTTTTAATCTTCTGGTGCCCGGCTCTCACTGTACTCACTGCCGCCATAAACTGAGTCTCTGGCACAACATACCGGTGATTAGTTGGCTGATGTTGCGCGGGCGCTGCGCCTTTTGCCGCCAGGCGATTGGGTGGCGCTATCCGGCCATTGAGTTGCTGTTTATGGCGCTGACGCTACTGTGCTGGCGTTATGCTACCGAACCGCTGTGCATGGCCTTCTGGCTGTTCTTTTGTGGGAGCATACTGGCGCTGGCCGTTATCGACTTCCAGCATATGCTGTTGCCCGATATGTTGACGCTGCCGCTACTGTGGGGCGGTTTATTATTCCATCTGTTGTTACCTGATGACTCGCCGGTCAATCTTGAAGAGGCGGTGCTGGGGGCCGCTGGCGGCTATCTTTTCCTCTGGATAATCTACTGGCTGTATTGGTCTGTCCGGCGGCGCGAGGGGCTGGGATATGGTGATTTTAAGCTGCTGGCGGCGCTGGGCGCCTGGCTGGGGTGGCGGGCGATACCTGAGGTGCTGTTGGTCGCTTCCCTGATGGCGCTGGCGCTGGTGGTACTGGCAAAGCTATTTTCCGGGAAAGCGCTGGGTGAAGCGGTGCCATTTGGTCCCTGGCTGGCACTGGCCGGGTGGGGCGTCTGGCTGATGGGATAA
- a CDS encoding LysR family transcriptional regulator — protein sequence MHDHAHGFIQKNHIIALGAIMDLHQLRCFLTVAQTLHFGQAAQRMDMLPSALGRHIRLLEESLGTRLFTRSTRRVALTDSGLLLREEARKLLAHADALMLQFRQKSHHSYPLLRVGAIDSAAIGLLPQLIQLFKIKYPEVEVQIYEDKTVNLLPKILNGRLDIAFIRPPEMMSAEIAHHFLCFEPGLVAVPQHHSLAAQGSIEIRQLENMPMIVPERRSRPHSHDMTMNLFHEAGIEASISQVANEKQTIINLVAAGMGLAIVPLWISRFAVNGVKFLPIASASALAGLPLSVVWLKDREDDIRQSMLQVIEDHAELYGDISQ from the coding sequence TTGCATGATCATGCGCATGGGTTTATACAAAAAAATCATATAATCGCGTTGGGAGCTATTATGGACCTTCATCAGTTGCGCTGTTTTCTTACTGTCGCACAGACGCTGCATTTTGGTCAGGCCGCGCAACGTATGGATATGCTACCTTCCGCGCTGGGAAGGCATATTCGCCTGTTAGAAGAGTCACTTGGGACCCGATTATTTACCCGTTCTACCCGGCGGGTGGCGTTGACGGATAGTGGTCTTTTGTTGCGTGAAGAGGCCAGAAAGCTACTGGCTCATGCGGATGCATTAATGTTGCAGTTTCGTCAAAAGTCACATCATTCATATCCGCTTTTACGGGTGGGGGCTATCGATAGTGCGGCCATTGGTTTATTGCCTCAGTTAATCCAGCTCTTTAAAATAAAATATCCGGAGGTTGAGGTTCAGATATATGAAGATAAAACAGTGAACCTGCTCCCAAAAATTTTAAATGGCCGACTGGACATTGCCTTTATCAGACCCCCCGAAATGATGTCTGCGGAAATCGCTCACCACTTTCTTTGTTTTGAACCGGGGCTGGTGGCAGTGCCACAGCATCATTCTCTGGCTGCTCAGGGGAGTATTGAGATTCGCCAGCTGGAAAATATGCCGATGATTGTGCCGGAGCGGCGCTCACGACCTCATAGCCATGATATGACCATGAACCTGTTCCATGAGGCAGGGATTGAGGCATCAATTTCACAGGTTGCTAATGAGAAGCAAACCATCATTAATCTGGTGGCGGCGGGAATGGGGCTGGCGATAGTGCCGTTATGGATAAGCCGTTTTGCGGTGAATGGCGTGAAGTTTCTGCCCATCGCATCGGCGTCGGCGCTGGCGGGGCTACCGCTATCGGTGGTATGGCTTAAAGACAGAGAAGATGATATCCGGCAAAGCATGCTACAGGTGATTGAAGATCATGCGGAGCTTTATGGCGACATTAGCCAGTAA
- a CDS encoding MFS transporter, producing MTCELEKRVMRKITLRIVPFIMILYFIAFLDRVNIGFAALTMNEDLGFSPTVFGLGAGIFFLGYFLFEVPSNLILHKVGARIWIARVMITWGLVSGAMAFVQGTTSFYTLRFLLGVAEAGFFPGIILYLSYWFPAQKRAQVTAIFMAAAPISTALGSPISAALLEMHGFLGFAGWQWMFVLEAIPAIILGIVVLFWLTDRPEKARWLKEDERAWLISTLAAEQARKPASAQHSIWSGLLDKRVLALALVYFGTSAGLYTLGIWSPQIIKTLGLSSMTIGLLNAIPAVVSVLAMVLWARHSDKTNERSWHVIAACLLAACGLLFAGTAGTVVTVILALTLVNCGISASKPPLWSMPTLFLSGPAAAAGIATINSIGNLGGFIGPFMIGLIKQHTGSFSWGLWFVAGLLVLSSLTVFALSSMSHRKPTSRDSAITHPKIH from the coding sequence ATGACCTGCGAACTCGAAAAAAGGGTGATGCGAAAAATAACCTTACGCATCGTGCCCTTCATCATGATTTTGTATTTCATCGCTTTTCTCGATCGTGTCAATATTGGTTTTGCGGCGCTGACCATGAATGAGGATCTGGGCTTTTCACCTACCGTATTTGGTCTGGGCGCGGGGATCTTTTTTCTGGGTTATTTCCTGTTCGAAGTTCCCTCTAACCTTATTCTGCATAAAGTCGGAGCCCGCATCTGGATAGCCCGGGTCATGATTACCTGGGGGCTGGTTTCAGGCGCCATGGCCTTCGTTCAGGGCACCACCAGTTTTTATACCCTGCGCTTCCTGCTGGGCGTGGCGGAAGCTGGTTTTTTCCCGGGCATTATTCTCTATTTAAGTTACTGGTTTCCCGCACAAAAACGTGCCCAGGTGACCGCCATTTTTATGGCGGCGGCGCCAATCTCTACCGCCCTGGGCTCCCCCATTTCGGCAGCGCTGCTGGAAATGCACGGTTTTCTGGGGTTCGCGGGCTGGCAGTGGATGTTTGTTCTGGAAGCCATTCCCGCAATCATACTGGGCATAGTCGTGCTGTTCTGGCTGACCGATCGACCTGAAAAAGCCCGCTGGCTGAAAGAAGATGAACGTGCATGGCTCATCTCAACTCTTGCGGCGGAGCAGGCCCGCAAACCAGCTTCGGCTCAACACAGCATCTGGAGTGGGCTGCTTGATAAACGAGTACTCGCGCTGGCGCTGGTCTATTTCGGCACCTCTGCCGGGCTCTACACCCTGGGAATCTGGTCGCCGCAGATCATTAAAACACTGGGCCTCTCTTCCATGACTATTGGCCTGCTTAACGCCATTCCCGCCGTTGTTTCCGTGCTGGCCATGGTGCTGTGGGCGCGTCATTCGGATAAAACCAACGAACGCTCGTGGCATGTGATTGCCGCCTGCCTGCTGGCCGCTTGCGGTTTGTTGTTTGCCGGTACGGCAGGGACTGTGGTGACAGTGATCCTGGCGCTGACGCTGGTCAACTGCGGTATCAGCGCCTCGAAACCGCCCTTATGGAGCATGCCGACGCTGTTCCTTTCCGGCCCGGCTGCAGCCGCAGGCATCGCCACCATCAACTCCATCGGCAATCTTGGCGGGTTTATTGGTCCGTTTATGATTGGCCTGATTAAGCAACACACCGGCAGTTTCAGTTGGGGACTCTGGTTTGTCGCCGGGCTGCTGGTGCTCTCCTCTTTAACCGTATTTGCTCTGTCATCCATGTCGCACAGGAAACCAACCTCGCGGGACAGCGCTATCACACACCCCAAAATACATTAA